One Anastrepha obliqua isolate idAnaObli1 chromosome 6, idAnaObli1_1.0, whole genome shotgun sequence DNA window includes the following coding sequences:
- the LOC129250268 gene encoding uncharacterized protein LOC129250268 — protein MDKKGPAPLFDSGEICRGCRVIKCANQYSKEFLEKSLATVSNAWEGLSQKLIPASEIPRRPRARIWLPKMELDSSEIVPCLKLQNPEVPMDDWSVIKVEEPQQHSSAILLLINNESLEALEKQQFKLRFGLRLAKVKVFPASVALDDDLEKLGDDTKKLLDDLRLSGTDADSELGEQS, from the coding sequence ATGGATAAAAAAGGGCCAGCACCTCTCTTCGACTCGGGTGAAATCTGTCGGGGCTGTAGGGTGATAAAATGTGCCAATCAGTACTCGAAGGAATTTCTGGAGAAGAGCCTTGCTACGGTTAGCAACGCCTGGGAGGGGCTTTCGCAGAAGCTCATCCCTGCCTCAGAAATTCCCAGGCGACCACGAGCCAGAATCTGGCTGCCGAAAATGGAGCTGGACAGTTCGGAAATTGTCCCGTGTCTCAAGCTTCAGAATCCTGAGGTTCCTATGGATGACTGGTCTGTCATCAAAGTAGAAGAACCTCAGCAGCATAGCTCAGCCATATTACTGCTGATTAACAACGAGTCACTGGAGGCTCTCGAAAAACAGCAGTTCAAACTTCGCTTTGGCCTCAGGTTGGCCAAAGTGAAGGTCTTCCCCGCCTCTGTCGCCCTGGACGATGACCTGGAGAAATTGGGGGATGACACCAAGAAGTTGCTCGACGATCTGCGGCTGTCTGGGACGGACGCAGATTCCGAACTGGGGGAGCAGTCATAA
- the LOC129250269 gene encoding nuclear transcription factor Y subunit beta-like, whose product MTNEATPPTNNEADSSTHAKEDRASGTQLLVDTGADLSVFPSSRIKQTHLPPQIAGVPFSMSSSSIASSATAALQQHAYYQSKASALSTTSVVTITNQAGPLVTSTIGINQATPQQQQQSLLAATLATSRQQKQQQAQQQQQQQQQAQQQAQQAQQVQQQQQQQPSSHAQSHLQQQPSPHQQSMLQQQSPRLHPQLSPHNQPQQQLHQSYQQQHNQQLLGDPFAAMLTATQDPPTGL is encoded by the exons ATGACGAACGAAGCTACTCCACCAACAAACAACGAGGCAGACTCATCAACACACGCGAAAGAGG ACCGCGCTTCTGGGACACAACTTCTCGTGGACACAGGCGCTGACTTATCAGTTTTCCCTAGTTCGCGAATCAAGCAAACACACTTACCACCGCAAATCGCCGGCGTACCCTTCTCAATGTCCTCTTCGAGCATAGCCTCATCCGCAACCGCAGCGTTGCAGCAACACGCCTATTATCAGTCGAAGGCATCGGCGCTGTCGACAACTTCAGTGGTGACTATTACCAATCAGGCTGGGCCGCTGGTCACTAGCACTATTGGCATTAATCAGGCGAcgccgcagcagcagcagcaaagttTGCTGGCAGCCACTCTTGCTACCTCTCGGCAGCAGAAACAGCAGCAggcgcaacaacagcagcaacaacaacaacaggcgcAACAGCAAGCACAACAAGCACAgcaagtgcaacaacaacagcagcagcagccatcGTCTCATGCTCAGTCACATCTACAACAGCAACCGTCGCCACATCAACAATCTATGCTCCAGCAGCAATCACCCAGACTTCATCCACAATTATCACCACACAATCAGccccaacaacaactgcatcaATCATATCAACAACAGCACAACCAGCAGTTGCTTGGAGATCCGTTTGCTGCGATGCTGACAGCGACACAAGATCCCCCAACTGGTTTGTAG